In Paenibacillus sp. G2S3, a single window of DNA contains:
- a CDS encoding energy-coupling factor transporter ATPase: MAIELQQVSYSYADRSLWKLTALRDINLSVPLGSMVGIAGATGSGKSTLLQLFNGILKPTEGTVKVLDVTIKAGEKSPKLMPLRRRVGLVFQFPEQQMFEETVEKDLIFGPLNFGMSPEEAKARARQAMLDMGLDLALLERNPFKLSGGQMRKAAIASVLAMDPEVIVLDEPTATLDPISRAELIRLLERLCREQGRTIIVVTHRMDELLPYADNWLVLKEGSTAFQGSVKALADNPSILEQCGLTVPQSLRYWRAVADRFGLTDEAPRLTAESLAELIASLPSGSGNSSEQHEGKRDGHE; the protein is encoded by the coding sequence ATGGCCATAGAATTACAGCAAGTAAGTTACTCCTATGCTGACCGAAGCCTATGGAAGCTGACGGCGCTCCGCGACATTAATCTCAGCGTTCCACTAGGCTCTATGGTTGGTATTGCTGGGGCGACAGGCTCTGGTAAATCGACGCTGCTGCAGTTGTTTAACGGGATATTGAAACCAACGGAGGGTACGGTAAAAGTACTCGATGTAACCATCAAGGCGGGTGAGAAATCACCTAAGCTAATGCCACTACGCCGTAGAGTCGGATTGGTATTTCAATTTCCAGAGCAGCAAATGTTTGAAGAGACGGTCGAAAAGGATCTTATCTTCGGTCCACTTAACTTCGGCATGAGCCCCGAAGAGGCAAAGGCACGTGCGAGACAGGCTATGTTGGATATGGGTCTGGATCTGGCGCTGCTAGAGCGGAATCCTTTTAAATTGAGCGGTGGGCAAATGCGCAAGGCAGCTATCGCATCCGTGCTAGCTATGGACCCTGAGGTCATCGTTCTAGATGAACCTACGGCTACGCTTGATCCCATCAGCCGTGCAGAGCTAATCCGCTTGCTGGAGCGATTATGTCGTGAGCAGGGCAGAACGATCATCGTCGTCACACATCGGATGGATGAGCTATTGCCTTACGCGGACAACTGGCTTGTCCTTAAAGAGGGCAGCACGGCGTTTCAGGGCAGCGTTAAGGCGCTGGCAGATAACCCTTCGATTCTGGAACAGTGTGGCTTGACGGTTCCGCAGTCCCTTCGTTACTGGCGTGCAGTAGCTGATCGCTTTGGTCTTACGGATGAAGCGCCTCGCTTAACGGCAGAGAGCTTAGCGGAGCTAATCGCTTCGCTGCCATCTGGATCAGGCAACTCTAGCGAGCAGCACGAAGGAAAGAGGGATGGCCATGAATGA
- a CDS encoding aspartate aminotransferase family protein, with the protein MEQQDFIGREAVASKRKQYFYPCTQHFYRDAPQLVRGSMQFVYDEKGKSYTDFFAGVSVVACGHCNPAITVRTIEQLQQLQHTTTIYLTQPSVDLAERLEEVMPGGLRRTFFVNSGSEANEGALLLARMYTGRKGFIALESGLHGRTNLTMSVTGLPMWRTDKYLDHDVEFIPRPYHPDLSLEEAASLSLESLERVLEEKGNTIAAMIVEPIQGNGGMIMPTRTYFRDVKALLERYGVLLIADEIQTGFGRTGKMFAMEHFDVVPDIISMAKALGNGIPVAAFATTDEIALALNRPSASTFGGNPVSAATALAVLDYIRDERLPERSVQLGERLKAGLETLQARYPSLIVDVRGTGLMLGAELAGADAEGAAALTDQVLEAMKDRGYLIGKNGIGRNVLAFQPPMIITEEDIDGMLIVLNEVLADHNH; encoded by the coding sequence ATGGAACAACAAGACTTCATCGGAAGAGAAGCAGTAGCATCCAAACGTAAGCAGTATTTCTATCCTTGTACACAGCATTTTTACCGTGATGCACCTCAGCTTGTTCGTGGTTCAATGCAGTTTGTTTATGATGAGAAGGGTAAATCCTATACCGATTTCTTTGCGGGTGTATCCGTAGTCGCATGTGGTCACTGTAATCCAGCCATAACGGTACGCACGATTGAGCAGCTGCAGCAGCTGCAGCATACGACAACTATCTACTTAACTCAACCGAGTGTAGACTTGGCTGAACGTTTGGAAGAGGTTATGCCGGGTGGACTACGTCGGACCTTCTTCGTTAACAGTGGCTCTGAGGCTAATGAAGGAGCTTTGCTGCTCGCCCGGATGTATACGGGACGTAAAGGGTTTATAGCGCTGGAGAGCGGATTACATGGCCGTACCAATCTAACTATGAGTGTGACAGGTCTGCCTATGTGGCGTACCGATAAATACTTGGATCATGATGTAGAGTTTATACCGCGCCCTTATCATCCGGATTTATCGCTGGAGGAAGCGGCATCGTTATCCCTGGAATCGCTAGAGCGGGTGCTTGAAGAGAAGGGGAACACTATCGCTGCCATGATCGTAGAGCCAATCCAAGGCAACGGTGGAATGATTATGCCAACCCGAACCTACTTCCGTGATGTAAAAGCATTGTTAGAGAGATACGGTGTACTCCTAATCGCTGATGAAATCCAAACTGGATTTGGACGTACTGGTAAAATGTTTGCTATGGAGCATTTTGACGTTGTGCCCGATATTATAAGTATGGCCAAAGCACTCGGTAACGGAATTCCAGTTGCAGCCTTCGCTACAACCGATGAGATTGCCCTTGCCCTAAATCGTCCTTCAGCTTCCACATTTGGGGGGAATCCGGTATCTGCTGCAACAGCGCTGGCTGTGCTTGATTATATTCGAGATGAACGGCTTCCTGAACGCTCGGTACAACTCGGAGAAAGATTGAAGGCAGGTCTGGAGACTCTACAAGCTCGGTATCCTTCGTTAATCGTTGATGTACGGGGAACTGGACTTATGTTAGGGGCGGAGCTAGCTGGTGCAGATGCTGAAGGCGCAGCGGCACTTACAGATCAAGTGCTGGAGGCGATGAAGGACCGAGGTTATCTAATTGGCAAAAATGGCATAGGGCGCAATGTACTGGCCTTCCAGCCACCGATGATTATTACGGAAGAGGATATCGACGGGATGCTTATCGTCCTGAACGAAGTTCTTGCAGACCATAATCATTAA
- a CDS encoding NusG domain II-containing protein: MKRADVWLISIVLIAALAFLAPRWFSDNDDKGGAGKNLVANVTVDGELFKTVKLTKEEQTIEVRTDRGYNILKVHDYGIEMYDADCPDQVCLGFGFITLPKQTIVCLPHRVLVEITSASGEDDIDAYVQ; encoded by the coding sequence ATGAAACGCGCAGATGTGTGGTTGATTTCCATCGTGTTGATTGCTGCGCTCGCTTTTCTCGCACCGAGATGGTTTTCGGACAATGATGATAAAGGTGGGGCCGGTAAAAATCTCGTAGCCAATGTAACGGTGGACGGCGAGTTATTTAAAACGGTAAAGCTTACAAAAGAAGAACAAACCATTGAGGTCCGTACCGATCGAGGTTACAACATCTTGAAGGTGCATGATTACGGGATTGAAATGTATGATGCCGACTGCCCGGATCAAGTATGCTTAGGTTTTGGTTTTATTACCCTGCCCAAACAGACGATTGTCTGTCTACCGCATAGAGTATTAGTGGAAATCACAAGTGCGTCGGGGGAGGATGATATAGATGCCTATGTCCAGTAG
- a CDS encoding Gx transporter family protein, whose protein sequence is MPMSSSESATALKRTVIIAIFAAVAVVLSLIEAQIPLSGMGLVPGAKLGLANIMILTCIYFLRGRDAFLLVILKTLLTAFLLGTFSSLLFSLFGSLFSFVVMFVLMLISGKGKSISLIGISIAGGIAHNIGQLLAASMVFSSLSIFYYLPMLLITGVVTGIAVGYAVRYLVASLSKISLFEEFLD, encoded by the coding sequence ATGCCTATGTCCAGTAGTGAATCTGCAACAGCTTTAAAAAGAACGGTAATTATTGCGATTTTCGCTGCAGTGGCGGTAGTGCTTAGTCTAATAGAGGCACAGATTCCGTTATCAGGAATGGGACTGGTGCCTGGTGCTAAACTAGGATTAGCTAACATTATGATTTTGACGTGTATTTACTTTTTACGTGGACGGGATGCATTCCTGCTTGTCATACTCAAAACGTTGCTTACTGCATTTCTCCTAGGTACTTTTTCAAGCTTACTATTCAGTTTATTCGGTTCGCTGTTTAGCTTTGTTGTAATGTTCGTGTTAATGCTGATTAGTGGCAAAGGCAAGAGTATAAGCTTGATCGGAATTAGTATAGCTGGTGGGATTGCACATAATATTGGTCAGCTGCTGGCAGCTTCTATGGTATTCTCATCCCTTAGTATTTTTTATTATCTTCCCATGCTGCTGATCACTGGAGTAGTAACAGGAATTGCCGTGGGCTATGCAGTCCGTTATTTGGTGGCTTCATTGTCAAAAATATCGCTGTTTGAAGAATTTTTGGACTGA
- a CDS encoding energy-coupling factor transporter transmembrane component T — protein sequence MNEKLIIGRSIETGSWVHKLDARAKITGMLLYVAVILLSRSWMAMALLAIFSIAVMASTRIPLKYFLKAAKPLRYLMLFIFIVQLLSVKTGEAVLTLGSWSVYEGGLRLGAFSVIRMFFLITFTALLTFTTTPGKLNQGLEGILAPFKKFGLKPDRITLMISISLRFIPTILDESQIIMKAQASRGADLKELPLKEKGRMLVSLLVPIIASAFRRAQDLVYSMEARGFRMDAPRSQYHRLRWGIFDTVFITMFIVMGIAVALV from the coding sequence ATGAATGAGAAGCTAATCATAGGGCGCAGTATTGAGACCGGTTCATGGGTGCACAAGCTAGATGCGCGTGCCAAAATCACCGGAATGCTATTATACGTAGCCGTTATCCTGCTCTCCCGTTCATGGATGGCTATGGCGCTGCTGGCTATTTTCTCAATAGCTGTTATGGCTTCCACTCGGATTCCGCTTAAATACTTCCTGAAAGCAGCTAAGCCTTTACGTTATTTAATGCTATTCATCTTTATCGTACAGCTGCTGTCTGTGAAGACGGGGGAGGCGGTGCTGACGCTTGGTTCGTGGTCTGTTTATGAGGGAGGGCTAAGATTAGGCGCATTTTCGGTCATCCGCATGTTCTTTCTGATCACTTTCACGGCGCTACTTACATTCACCACAACGCCGGGTAAGCTGAATCAAGGGCTGGAGGGGATTTTGGCTCCTTTCAAAAAGTTTGGCTTAAAGCCCGACCGTATCACACTGATGATCAGCATTTCCCTTCGTTTCATACCTACGATTCTAGATGAGTCGCAGATTATCATGAAAGCGCAGGCCTCACGGGGTGCCGATCTGAAAGAGCTGCCTTTGAAGGAAAAGGGACGAATGTTAGTCTCTCTGCTGGTTCCGATTATCGCTAGTGCGTTTAGGCGTGCACAGGATCTGGTGTATTCCATGGAAGCCCGTGGCTTTCGTATGGATGCTCCGCGTAGTCAGTATCACCGCCTAAGGTGGGGTATATTCGATACTGTTTTTATTACTATGTTTATTGTAATGGGGATTGCAGTAGCTTTGGTGTAA
- a CDS encoding FAD-dependent oxidoreductase, which yields MKKIVILGGGYGGVLTAKKLAKKFKKNKDVEITLIDRNPYHTLLTELHEVAANRAPEDSIKIDLKKIFAGLKVNVVLDEISNIDFKGKKLKSNKTTYAYDYLVIGTGSKPTFFGIPGAEENTFSFWSYDDAVALKRQIRDMYTKAAMEKNPTVRRAMLTFVIIGAGFTGVELVGEMAEQREELCKEFYIDPSEVRLIVADMAPKILPILPDKLIQKAEAHLRKLNVEIVTGAKITEVGEGSVALGEKNVVASQTIVWTAGVEGSEVVGGLEVQQQGRKRIVTNENLESVDHKNVYVVGDNIFFIPEGETRPVPQMVENAEQAAPIVAGNIAADIQNTAKKAYKPGFHGTMVSIGSRYGVANVGLPGKFFMLTGFMAMLSKHFINMFYLSQVVGFNKVWTYMMHEFFHVENRKSFLGGHFSKRSPNFWLVPLRMLLGGMWLYEGIDKLRKIWEDPNKIFLIPAAPFATDASSAASVAVDAVKTTVDAQSAASAVSTAKEAVEALPVPGFVYNITNWFMDLMFYNNDGSYTFLAKWFQIGMVCAEIVFGIMLIVGLFTAIASIATIAMSVMIWSTKMASTEMLWYVGAGIACIGGSGSTFGLDYYVLPWLKKHWKRIPIVRRWYLYTD from the coding sequence TTGAAAAAAATAGTCATTTTGGGCGGCGGCTACGGCGGCGTACTTACGGCTAAGAAACTGGCAAAGAAATTTAAGAAAAACAAAGATGTTGAAATCACACTGATCGACCGGAATCCATATCACACTCTATTGACTGAGCTGCATGAGGTTGCCGCGAACCGTGCACCAGAGGATTCAATCAAGATCGATCTAAAGAAAATCTTTGCTGGTCTTAAAGTGAATGTTGTTCTTGACGAAATCAGCAATATTGATTTCAAAGGTAAGAAACTTAAATCCAATAAAACTACCTATGCGTACGATTACCTTGTAATCGGAACAGGTAGCAAACCAACCTTCTTCGGCATTCCAGGTGCAGAAGAGAATACCTTTTCCTTCTGGTCTTACGATGATGCGGTAGCATTGAAACGTCAAATCCGCGACATGTATACCAAAGCCGCTATGGAGAAAAATCCAACTGTACGCCGTGCAATGCTAACTTTCGTTATCATTGGTGCCGGCTTTACAGGTGTCGAGCTTGTTGGGGAAATGGCTGAGCAACGCGAGGAATTGTGCAAGGAGTTCTATATCGACCCATCCGAAGTAAGATTGATTGTGGCTGATATGGCTCCGAAGATTCTGCCTATCCTTCCAGATAAGCTGATTCAAAAAGCTGAAGCTCACCTTCGCAAACTGAACGTGGAAATTGTTACAGGCGCCAAGATCACTGAAGTAGGCGAAGGTAGTGTTGCCCTTGGTGAGAAAAACGTTGTCGCTTCACAAACCATCGTTTGGACTGCAGGTGTTGAAGGTTCTGAAGTCGTTGGTGGACTTGAAGTACAACAACAAGGACGCAAACGTATTGTTACGAATGAGAACCTTGAAAGTGTAGATCATAAGAACGTATATGTAGTAGGGGACAATATTTTCTTCATTCCTGAAGGTGAAACTCGTCCTGTACCACAAATGGTTGAGAATGCTGAACAAGCAGCTCCGATCGTTGCTGGTAACATTGCAGCTGACATTCAAAACACTGCTAAAAAAGCTTACAAACCAGGCTTCCACGGTACCATGGTGTCCATCGGTAGCCGCTACGGGGTAGCAAACGTTGGTCTGCCAGGCAAGTTCTTTATGCTTACTGGCTTCATGGCAATGCTATCCAAACACTTTATCAATATGTTCTACCTGTCTCAGGTTGTCGGCTTCAATAAAGTATGGACTTACATGATGCATGAGTTCTTCCATGTTGAGAACCGAAAGAGTTTCTTGGGCGGACACTTCTCCAAGCGTTCACCTAACTTCTGGCTCGTTCCGCTTCGCATGCTGCTTGGTGGAATGTGGTTATATGAAGGTATTGATAAGCTACGGAAAATTTGGGAAGATCCGAACAAGATATTCCTAATTCCTGCCGCTCCTTTTGCAACGGATGCTTCATCAGCAGCCAGTGTAGCGGTGGATGCAGTTAAAACAACAGTAGATGCACAATCTGCAGCTTCAGCAGTATCCACTGCAAAAGAAGCGGTTGAAGCATTACCAGTTCCTGGTTTTGTGTATAATATTACAAATTGGTTCATGGATTTGATGTTCTACAACAACGACGGAAGTTATACTTTCCTCGCGAAATGGTTCCAAATCGGTATGGTATGTGCAGAAATCGTGTTCGGTATTATGCTCATCGTTGGCCTATTCACAGCTATTGCTTCTATAGCGACGATAGCCATGTCCGTCATGATCTGGTCGACCAAAATGGCTTCTACAGAAATGTTATGGTATGTTGGCGCGGGTATCGCCTGCATCGGCGGATCGGGCAGCACGTTTGGCCTAGATTACTATGTACTTCCTTGGCTTAAGAAACATTGGAAGAGAATTCCGATCGTCAGACGCTGGTATCTTTACACCGACTGA
- a CDS encoding U32 family peptidase → MARYFNGREIELLAPAGTFEIFKEVIQSRCDAVYFGGPVLNMRMMRKGYNLSHEEIVEALDIAHRLDKKVYITVNNLFSEEDVEEAREYLRFLDSARPDALIVQDMAVLELIREMELNLAIHSSVMMNVHNLEMIYALRDLGVSRVVTSREMDLQTAKLLGQRSGMELEYFIHGDMCSVHGANCYFSSHVFGMSSNRGKCMKPCRWDYRVKKDGYVYPAEYPLAVKDMFMYEHLPELIESGITSFKIEGRMRDKEFMVMLANSYGEAIDRYIDDPIGFDRTVDTKELYNNRKRDFSTAYAFGKPGLANINRRYEGTGKFYSTGKVFSTPTAERELSEKRVEQLRERLAEVKQPQKTKAKLAVRVNNMDQARMVLELGVDSLYLPGDVFEPDKPFTKRDIKELGELKGDSKIYLGLPRMMTELHFDQYDQLLGGERLPIDGLIVTNLGAIRRYNNTGYPLIGDSNLNVYNHLSAQLYTNLGLTQLSVSPEMTLEHFATFASSCETPLEVVVHGTPALMYMEHDLYENTELMEPIAEEDNQYVHNNVLVLKTDKGENPVYRDQHGRCHLLFAKELCYLPLLSEMSGLGISSFRIEGATYSVEQLREIIVSYQQAINGVDKKEDMLGGLKPIYAGYTLGSLQFN, encoded by the coding sequence ATGGCACGTTATTTTAACGGTAGAGAGATTGAATTATTAGCACCCGCAGGAACGTTTGAGATTTTCAAGGAAGTGATCCAGTCACGATGTGATGCAGTGTACTTTGGTGGACCCGTATTGAATATGAGAATGATGCGAAAAGGATATAATCTGTCTCATGAGGAGATCGTAGAGGCGCTAGATATTGCTCACCGTCTAGACAAAAAAGTGTATATCACAGTGAATAACCTATTTAGCGAAGAAGATGTGGAAGAGGCTAGAGAATATCTGCGTTTCCTTGACAGTGCTCGTCCGGATGCATTGATTGTTCAGGATATGGCAGTACTGGAGCTAATTCGCGAGATGGAGCTTAATCTTGCTATTCACTCTTCGGTCATGATGAATGTTCACAATCTGGAAATGATCTACGCATTGCGTGATCTGGGTGTAAGTCGTGTGGTTACTTCGCGGGAAATGGATTTGCAGACAGCTAAGCTGCTAGGTCAGCGGAGTGGGATGGAACTGGAGTATTTTATTCACGGGGATATGTGCTCGGTTCACGGTGCGAATTGTTATTTCAGCTCCCATGTATTCGGTATGAGCAGTAACCGTGGGAAATGTATGAAGCCATGCCGCTGGGATTATCGGGTTAAAAAAGACGGGTATGTATATCCGGCTGAATACCCACTAGCTGTAAAAGATATGTTCATGTATGAGCATCTTCCGGAATTGATTGAATCAGGGATTACCTCCTTCAAAATAGAGGGCCGCATGCGGGATAAGGAATTTATGGTTATGCTAGCGAATAGCTACGGCGAAGCTATTGATCGCTATATTGATGATCCGATAGGTTTTGATCGCACGGTCGATACGAAAGAACTTTATAACAACCGTAAACGTGACTTTTCGACGGCGTATGCTTTCGGCAAACCAGGTCTGGCTAACATTAACCGCCGTTATGAAGGTACTGGTAAATTCTATAGCACTGGAAAAGTATTCAGTACACCAACTGCAGAGCGTGAGTTGTCTGAGAAACGAGTTGAGCAGCTGCGGGAAAGATTGGCTGAGGTCAAGCAGCCGCAGAAGACAAAAGCTAAGTTAGCTGTACGTGTGAATAATATGGATCAGGCACGGATGGTCTTAGAGCTTGGCGTAGATAGCCTGTACTTGCCAGGGGATGTATTTGAACCAGATAAACCTTTTACAAAGCGTGACATCAAGGAACTGGGTGAACTGAAGGGCGATAGCAAAATCTACTTGGGATTGCCACGTATGATGACCGAGCTGCATTTTGACCAATATGATCAATTGCTTGGCGGAGAACGCTTGCCGATTGACGGTCTTATCGTTACAAATTTAGGAGCCATTCGTCGTTATAACAATACAGGTTATCCGCTAATTGGGGACAGTAATTTAAATGTATACAATCATCTTTCAGCGCAATTATATACTAACTTAGGTTTGACTCAGCTTTCGGTGTCTCCGGAAATGACGTTAGAGCATTTTGCTACCTTTGCCTCTAGTTGTGAAACGCCTTTGGAAGTTGTTGTTCATGGTACGCCTGCACTAATGTATATGGAACATGATCTTTATGAGAATACGGAGTTAATGGAGCCTATTGCTGAAGAGGATAATCAATATGTACACAATAATGTATTGGTCCTAAAGACAGACAAAGGTGAGAATCCGGTATATCGTGATCAGCACGGCCGTTGCCATCTTTTATTCGCAAAAGAGCTCTGCTATTTACCTTTGTTGAGTGAGATGAGTGGACTAGGAATATCAAGCTTCCGCATTGAAGGAGCAACCTATAGCGTCGAACAGCTACGTGAAATTATTGTTTCTTATCAACAGGCAATTAACGGAGTAGATAAGAAGGAAGACATGCTTGGTGGCCTTAAGCCAATCTATGCTGGGTATACTTTGGGCTCGCTGCAGTTCAACTAA
- a CDS encoding polyprenyl synthetase family protein has protein sequence MKLHESLNIDINEINREIVNLVARDKDVPKKSQLGQSVLELINSGGKRLRPLMVIVGSRFGRKDTGRRALQLAAAAEFIHVASLIHDDIIDDSELRRGKPALHTKTGTLSAVHIGNYMSARVIELLSKYTGDKNKYVHDLSSVATAQLCLGEYQQMEHAFDYEITMDQYLEKSLNKTALLMATCLRVGALSTESSEEVANLLYTFGEALGMSFQIQDDLLDFTQSEAVLGKPAGSDLRHGQVTLPVLYALQDPKLSPVIRAIGPDSSDAEVAYVLALIKKSDALARAEQFSQNYLDKAGAIVQQLSSYPAHADLDTLLQYFADRDR, from the coding sequence ATGAAGCTGCATGAGTCCTTAAACATAGACATAAATGAAATTAATCGTGAAATTGTAAATCTTGTGGCACGTGATAAGGATGTTCCTAAGAAATCTCAACTCGGGCAGAGTGTTCTTGAGCTTATAAATTCTGGAGGTAAACGCCTCCGTCCTCTTATGGTCATTGTTGGCAGTCGCTTTGGCCGAAAGGATACGGGTCGAAGAGCGCTTCAATTAGCTGCTGCCGCTGAATTTATTCATGTTGCCTCATTAATTCATGATGATATCATTGACGATTCTGAGTTACGGCGGGGCAAACCCGCCCTACATACTAAGACGGGCACACTATCAGCTGTGCATATTGGCAATTATATGTCCGCCCGGGTTATCGAACTGCTAAGCAAATATACCGGAGACAAAAACAAATATGTTCATGACTTATCTTCTGTAGCTACCGCTCAGCTCTGCCTAGGTGAGTATCAGCAAATGGAACATGCCTTTGATTATGAAATTACAATGGACCAGTATCTGGAGAAGTCCTTAAACAAAACGGCTCTTCTTATGGCTACCTGCTTACGTGTGGGTGCATTATCCACTGAAAGCTCAGAGGAAGTCGCCAACCTTCTGTATACCTTTGGTGAAGCCTTAGGGATGTCATTTCAAATACAAGATGACCTGCTGGATTTCACTCAGTCCGAGGCTGTACTGGGTAAGCCAGCTGGCAGCGATCTGCGCCATGGTCAGGTTACCCTGCCAGTGCTTTATGCATTACAGGATCCAAAGCTTTCGCCTGTGATTCGTGCAATCGGCCCTGATTCTTCCGACGCCGAGGTAGCATATGTACTCGCCCTTATTAAAAAAAGCGATGCCCTAGCTCGCGCCGAACAGTTCAGTCAGAACTACCTGGATAAGGCTGGAGCGATTGTTCAGCAGCTTTCCTCCTATCCGGCGCATGCCGACCTGGATACGCTACTGCAATATTTTGCCGACCGTGATCGCTAA
- a CDS encoding UbiA-like polyprenyltransferase, with product MAILNICKTAGLKLKMFSELVMFSHTLFSLPFAIISMVWAAGGWPSGHVMIWGLIALIGARNGANAFNRLADRTFDEQNPRTAHRHLPQRLLAEKEVVVFVIVNYAIFIVASGMLNLLCLILSPVAIVLISTYSYTKRFTFLSHLYLGFVIASAPIGAWFAVTGNIAFTPFVIGTVVMLWIAGFDIIYGTQDIDFDRRHGLWSIPSFFGLENALRIAKGLHFIMIMLLLFLYLWRDLGWMYLVGIGIATLLLMTEHKIIKPSNRKLMKVASYNLNQVISIVILLCTLIDFFYVS from the coding sequence ATGGCGATTCTAAACATATGTAAAACTGCAGGTCTAAAACTAAAAATGTTCAGCGAATTGGTAATGTTCTCTCATACGCTTTTTTCGCTACCATTTGCTATTATATCGATGGTATGGGCTGCAGGGGGCTGGCCATCGGGACATGTGATGATCTGGGGATTGATTGCGTTGATAGGTGCCCGTAATGGCGCAAATGCATTCAATCGGCTGGCGGACCGTACGTTCGATGAACAGAATCCTCGTACGGCACATCGACATCTGCCTCAACGCTTACTGGCGGAAAAAGAAGTTGTTGTCTTTGTTATTGTCAACTATGCCATTTTCATTGTGGCTTCAGGCATGCTTAATTTGCTCTGCTTGATCTTGTCACCAGTGGCGATCGTATTGATATCAACCTATTCTTACACGAAGCGGTTTACTTTTCTCAGCCATTTATATTTAGGGTTTGTTATTGCTTCTGCACCGATTGGTGCATGGTTCGCTGTAACCGGAAATATCGCATTTACACCGTTTGTTATCGGAACGGTGGTTATGCTTTGGATTGCCGGCTTTGATATTATTTACGGCACGCAGGATATCGACTTTGATCGGCGTCATGGTCTATGGTCTATTCCTAGTTTCTTTGGACTGGAGAATGCCCTGCGCATTGCAAAAGGTCTACATTTCATCATGATTATGCTGCTATTGTTCTTATATTTATGGCGGGATCTCGGCTGGATGTATCTGGTGGGGATTGGCATTGCGACGCTGCTCCTGATGACCGAGCATAAGATTATAAAACCATCGAATCGTAAGCTGATGAAGGTGGCTTCTTATAATTTGAATCAGGTGATCAGCATAGTGATTTTATTGTGTACACTGATTGATTTTTTTTATGTTAGCTAG
- a CDS encoding ATP-binding cassette domain-containing protein translates to MNESYEGQELEGEGQAIISLDGVSFGYDPEHPILQNITLSISQGQWVSLVGPNGCGKSTLVKLLNALLPKSAGEIVVSGMQLSEETIGSIRQCIGMVFQNPDNQFIGATVEEDILFGLEGLCLSYEDMAERLHAYTTRLGINHLLSKHPGELSGGQKQRVAIASILAMEPGIVIFDEASSMLDEGSRNDLLGILQDMRAEGKYTILMITHDADEILASDRVLALHGGGLAADVTPAELFRDEELMQKCHLREPYPWRLARELQKQGIHVDVPASEKELIDTLWP, encoded by the coding sequence ATGAATGAATCATATGAAGGTCAAGAATTAGAGGGAGAAGGACAAGCTATCATCTCTCTGGATGGGGTATCGTTTGGTTATGATCCTGAGCATCCGATTCTTCAAAATATAACGTTATCTATTTCACAGGGACAATGGGTTAGCTTGGTTGGTCCTAATGGCTGCGGGAAGTCTACGTTAGTTAAGCTACTAAATGCTTTGTTACCTAAGAGTGCTGGCGAGATTGTGGTTAGTGGTATGCAACTAAGTGAGGAAACGATCGGAAGTATTCGGCAATGCATCGGTATGGTGTTCCAAAATCCAGATAATCAGTTTATTGGAGCCACTGTAGAGGAAGATATCTTATTCGGCCTGGAAGGGCTTTGTTTGTCGTACGAAGATATGGCAGAACGCCTGCATGCGTATACGACGAGGCTGGGAATAAATCATCTATTGTCCAAGCACCCAGGTGAGCTCTCTGGAGGTCAGAAGCAGCGTGTCGCTATTGCCTCCATTCTTGCTATGGAACCAGGCATCGTCATTTTCGACGAGGCCTCTTCTATGTTGGATGAGGGAAGCAGAAATGATCTTCTTGGCATTTTGCAGGATATGCGAGCGGAAGGGAAGTATACGATCCTTATGATTACGCATGATGCAGATGAGATTTTGGCATCGGACCGGGTGCTTGCGCTGCATGGAGGTGGTTTGGCTGCTGATGTTACACCGGCGGAGCTGTTCCGGGACGAGGAGCTTATGCAAAAATGCCATCTGCGCGAACCGTATCCGTGGCGTCTTGCCCGCGAGCTGCAGAAGCAGGGTATTCATGTGGATGTTCCCGCCAGTGAAAAGGAGCTTATAGACACGTTATGGCCATAG